The nucleotide window CCGTCCAAGAAAAATATAAATATCACTTTTGTGAAATCAAATCGGTCTCAAATTTAATCAAATATAAAAATACTAAAATCTATGATGTGGGATGAGTATTATTAGATTACTgcaaaatgtatttttataacaaaactatctctgtctatctctatctctatatcTATTTTTCTAATATTAAACGCTGAAACGTggctttgaattttttttatttccaaAAATATCTTTGGCTCATTTCTTTCTTCCCATTTTTTTTTCTCTTAGCCTTGTTGGATAtgtatgtattcatctcaatccacacatgttgaagtggattggagtggaattaaattaAGTTTTATTCCATTACACTCGAACATTGGAGTGATACACATGCTTCCCTAAGTCGCTCTCGTGTCCTCTATATCTCGTATAATTATATATGATGATTCGAATTATGACTCGTGTGCAGCAATGGTTTTAGTGATTCTAAAACATGTTGGTTTTAGTGATGCAATTGCATCCCTAAGGCTCCGTTCGTTTACACCGTTCCCGGTTAGTCCTGGCCAGGAATGCTTTCGGTCCTATAGAAAATATATGGTCAATCCTGGCCGGAATGGTTCCGGGACGTCATTCCCCGGGAACTGAACAGGGCCTAATTGAATTTCTAGAAGCTCGTGTTGCTCCCGTCGGTTCCGGATCCCTGATTTACGCCGAACTATAGATCGAGGTCACACGCTCTTAGTTTTTGCTTGGAAGCAGATCTGGAAGCCATAGAGCAGCAGAATACACAGAGCAAATTCGATGCTTTTGTTTGGAAAAACTCTGGAAGCCATAGAGCAGATTCGACGCACTGTTGACACTGAGCATGATGAAATTTGCCAGAATTGCACATCAAAACAGCAGGAGAACGAACCGCTTCTCTTTTTCGAAAACGTGTATTTAGCATTGGTCAACAAATTGAACTTCCCTTGTACAACGTTTTCGACATCTAGAACTCGAAGTATTCacaattccccttcccatggccAGCACTCGTCATAACACTAGAATATGTACAAAACCACCTCCACCATCAAACCAATCAGTGAACCAATTGGAAAGCGATTAGAGGCCTAACCATAGAATCTCCTAATCCTAATCCACGTCCTCTATCCTAATGTTCCACGGCTCCTCCCTCTCCGGCTCCTGCTGCGCCTGCGCCTCCCCTCGCTCGCCTCCGAGCACGAGGTAGCTGACCACGACCGCTGCCCTGGGCCTCCGCCtctcctcgccgccgccctccgccgccgccgcggcgttgTCTTCCTCCTTGGCCGGCGGCAGCTCGCGGCGGCACACGGGGCAGTTGCCGTGCACGCCGAGCCACCGCTCCAGGCAGCCCCCGTGGAAGCGGTGCCCGCATGGCATCTCCTTGCCGGCGTCCACCACCCCGTCCAGGCAGATGGCGCACTCGCCCAGCTCGCCCCCGCCCTCGATCTCCCCGGCCTTCACCTCCTTCAGCGCGGCGATCGCGGCCTTCGACGCCGGCGGCACGCCGCCGCCGACCCCGCCAGAGAACAGATCCTCGTCGCCGTCGAGTATGACGTGCTGGACCACCACCAGGCCGGGCCCCCCGCTACCTCCGCCGCCCCGCGGCAATGCCGAGGCGGGCGCTGCCGCCGCCAGCCCCATCAGCAGCCGCAGGATGCCCGCCGCAGCGCGGCCTTCGTCGTTCGCCGAGGccatgggaggaggaggaggcgatcGATCgagcacgagagagagagagagagaggggtggagCCGTGAAAGAATCTAAAGAATCTGGGTGTGTTTCTGATGTGATTTTTCGGTGGCTTGAATTGGCGGCTATATATGATTAGGGGCGGTTAGTGCGGTGAAGGTTCTGGAACATTCGGGAGCTGGCTCCTCGTTTCTCTGATCTGTGGGCCCTAAACCAGGCGGGGCCCGTCGGGCGGTTGGACACCGCTGTGAAATCCATGTTGGGGAAGTTTTCCGAGCGCTGTCAAGGTAGCTGACCTGTTCCGTTGGGTTCGGTCAGGAGCGCGTGGTGGAGGTGCCAGCTGGTTCCCGAAGGTTCCAGAGCTCAGATGTTTTCGTCGGCTGCTGGAtcactgacatgcggggtccacgCCCGGTGCGACGGCTCTCGACAGCAGCTTCTACACTCCGCTGGAAGGCCGGTGAGAGGTGGAGAACGGGAGACGGGGAGAGAGATTGCCTAGGGGCAGCCGACATGCGGGTCCCTAGCATGGAGTGTCGATTATCTGATGGGCCGGCTTTATGCGCACAGAAATGTAGTCCCATTAGGTGAAGTAATAATGATAGAAACGGAACAGATCCGGGCATTTGATATGGACCGACCCACCGAAGAAGGGCTGCTTCTTACAGGCCCATTATTGAAGAGTAAAGTAGAATTAAGCCCAAATATCCTGTTTATCCGCTCGCAACCCATCGTCTCTGTCAGCCCAGTGACAACGGGCTGGCTGATAGAGACACAAAGTAGAGGATTTTCCAGTTAGATCTGACACGACGTATGGACCCACTCAAGACCACTTCCCTCTCATGTATCATCTCCCCTCTCTCACCTCTTGCTTTCTCGCGCTCGCGTTCGTGTCGTGTCGGCTCAACTCGCTCTCACCTGAGATCATAAATAAATCAAAAGTTTTGATAAGGTGATGAGAGTTGTTTTTATATCCCGTTTTACAGTTAAGGcctcgttcgcttgtcttaaaatttGACTTGTtccacttcttttttcagctagaacagtatttttctcttacaacaattcaaccagaacagtgttttggcttgtttttttagccaaaTTCAGCCAAACGAACGGAGCCTAAATGATAAAAAGCAGACTTGCTAGTAGTTTGAGGGGTAatcatgattttttttctttttcatatctCACCTCGCAAGCGAAGCGCTTTCTCATGCTCTCATTTTCGCCTCCACCTCACCCCTTCCTCTCGGCTAGGGTTTCAGCCATCGTTGACGAAGAGTGGAGGAATGTATTGCTCTGCCTTCCTTTTGATGAGCTCTATTCTATCTCGCGGCACAATTGGGTACTCATCGTAGCCGTTCGCTGACGCGCATGTTAGGGGTTGCTCGCTTGCGCGGGTTGGGTTTTGCGGTTTGGGGTTTTATCGAGCATTCAATTTATTTGTTTTTCACTTTTTCCTATCGTGTTCCGTTGGGCTAGAGTTATACGGTACAGGTGCTTTCCTGCTTGGTCCTCGCGGAGCCTAGGGTTTTGTACTTCGGTTCGGTGGTGTGCCGTGCTTTGGTGGTTGGTTTATTGCTGCGTATAATTGAAATGGAGGTACATTACTGCCAGGGTTTACGGTTTTTTGGTTTAGGGTCTAAAAGGTTCTGGAATATTTTATTCAAGTTTGTGTAACCAGATGCCATACTTCTATGATAGAGCAATTTAAATATGCAACTTATAAAGTGATCCAGTGCGTATGTTGTGGAAGAGAATATTGGGGGAATAAGCATGATGAACCATATAGATAGAGGAGCACACGAGGAAGATCTGGAATACCTATGGATGGTTTACAACTTTTTTTTTAACTGAACAGCAGAGGAGGCCCCTACTAGattttttaattaaaaataaaaaatagtatTTACAGAGATACGAAGGCGCCTCAAAGAAAGAACCTAGTTTACAACTATTTTAAGGCTATTTAATATTATATTCTTTTTTGGTCTCATAATCTTGCTTGACACCTTGATTTTTGGCAAATAAAACCTGGACAACATTGGGAAATTAATAAATATTTCAAGAAGGGCGCATGCTCTGAATAGTTCATATTGGTTTCCTAATGCTTGGTCCACTGTCCACCCCTCTCGCGCGTCTCGAACTAAAGcagccccaccgccgccgccttccaccgccgctggtccccctcccttcccctccgCCATCTCGCCGAAGACCGGAGGGAATGGGATCCATCGTTTTCATAAGTTTTTCTAGTAGATCGAGTTCTTAGGGTTAGAGTCTCTCCATGCTAAATTTATTGGTATTGAGGAttcatctcctcctcctcctctctggtGACGGTGAAGGGGAAGGGTGGAATTATTTTCTCCATGACAGCTCGGCTGGAGATGAGGGCGACAACTACGGCGTCAGCAACTTCACCGCCTTGACGACATGGAGACCTTTCTTTTCGGACGGCGACATCAAGGTGGAGATGACGTCGccgccatggaataattttctttGGTCTCTTCTCTGTTTTGTCGTGGTTAGATCTAGCCACgatgaaggactagggagaataattttcagatcagtcttcctcgttcttcggtggcagaaagaagaaggaagacaccataaagaagaagtttctcaactccgcctACATGAATGTTGGCCGTCGTTCCTTGGGCATCTGTTCTCAGGCCTTTCGCCGAGTGTTTGCCTGTGCAGTCATCCATACTGCAAAGCATCGTacatgtttggttttgagatctggagctattcacagcgtgggtacaatttagatgaaaattaGTTTCTAGATATTTATGTAATCTAGAGTGCTTGTATCGTGTTCATGTACCCTGCTATTATCTAATATAAATTCTTCTTTCGTCACAAAAAAATGTTGGCCTGCTGGGTTTTTCTTTTGTATACATGCCTTGATGCCAATTGTTGGTAAAATGATCATATTCTTGGTGTTTAGATCATATTAGTTCTCTTCTTCAGTGC belongs to Miscanthus floridulus cultivar M001 chromosome 4, ASM1932011v1, whole genome shotgun sequence and includes:
- the LOC136552764 gene encoding E3 ubiquitin-protein ligase RING1-like, which codes for MASANDEGRAAAGILRLLMGLAAAAPASALPRGGGGSGGPGLVVVQHVILDGDEDLFSGGVGGGVPPASKAAIAALKEVKAGEIEGGGELGECAICLDGVVDAGKEMPCGHRFHGGCLERWLGVHGNCPVCRRELPPAKEEDNAAAAAEGGGEERRRPRAAVVVSYLVLGGERGEAQAQQEPEREEPWNIRIEDVD